AGGACCTCATGACCAAGGTGAAAAAGGCGCTAGCCACGAACGGACCTGCGTATATGGGCATTGTCTCCCCGTGCAACCGCGGCTGGCGGACCCAGACCAACGATTCCATCCTGCTTTCCCGGCTGGCGGTGGACACCTGCTACTGGCCGCTCTATGAGGTGGAAGGTGGAAAATGGACCATCAACTACGACCCCAAGGACAAGAAGAAGCCCGTTGCCGAGTGGCTCAAGCCGCAGGGCCGATTCAAGCACCTGTTCGCTCCGGGGAACGAAGCGTTGCTCGAGCGATTCCAGGAGCTCGTGGACCAGGACTGGGAGAGCCTCAAGAAGCTCCAGGAAATGTCCAGGAGCTGATTGAAAATCGCATCGCATCAGAAACGAGAGCAGCCGGGAGAGCATTTGCCCGGCTGTTTTTCGTGGAACGGCGCTAAAAAAACGCTTGATATTGCGGCCTTACTATGGTTTAATAGCCGATAACCGCTCGAAGAAGGTTGTTTCACTTCGACAAGGAGATGCACATGCTGGGTACCGACTTGGTGATGTACGAAGAAGAGTTCAAGCAGATCGAAGCCGAACTGCAGCGTCTTCTTGCCCAGTCCAACGCCAAGGTGGTGTTCCTCGTGGACAAGAACGGCCAGCTCATCGCCGCCACGGGAGAGACGGAGGACCTGGACACCACGTCGCTCGCGTCGCTCACCGCGGGAAACATCGCGGCAACCGGCGGCATGGCCAAGCTCCTCGGCGAAAAAGAGTTCTCCATCCTGTTCCACGAAGGGCAGCGCGACAACATCCACATCTCGATCATCGGCCAGCGTGTCATCCTCGTCGTGATCTTCGATCAGCGTTCGTCGCTCGGCCTCGTGCGGCTGCGCGTCAAGAAGAGCGCTGAAACGCTCGGTCACATCTTCGACCAGCTCCTGCAGAAAGTGGAAACGGAAAAGGGTTCGGGCAAAGGCGGCGATTCTCCCTTTGCCGAGATAACTGACGAAGACATCGACAAACTCTTCGGTTAAACCCCGCTCAGGCCCCCAGGAGAGGAATTACCGTCTCATGTCCTTTATCAACTATTCGTCGCGAGAGATCAACTGCAAGATCGTTTTCTACGGACCGGGCCTGTGCGGGAAGACGACCAACCTGCAGTGGATCTACAAGAAGACCAACCCCGACAGCAAAGGCAAGATGATCTCCCTCGCCACGGAGACGGAGCGGACCCTCTTCTTCGACTTTCTCCCGCTGGCCCTGGGCGAGATCCGCGGGTTCAAGACGCGCTTTCACCTCTACACCGTTCCCGGCCAGGTCTTCTATGACGCCAGCCGCAAGCTCATCCTGAAGGGCGTCGACGGCGTGGTCTTCGTCGCCGATTCCCAGATCGAGCGCATGGAGGCCAACATCGAAAGCGTCGAGAACCTGCGCATCAACCTTGCCGAGCAGGGCTACGATCTCGACAAGATCCCCTACGTCGTCCAGTACAACAAGCGCGACCTGCCGAACGTGGTGCCTGCGGAGGAGATGCGGCGGGCCTTGAATCCGCGCGGCGTCCCGGACTTCGATGCCTGCGCAACGGACGGAACGGGCGTTTTCGACACCTTGAAGGCAATCGCCAAGCTTGTGATCCTCGAGCTCAAGAGGGGCCAGGAGGGCGGATAGCATAAGGGGTAACGGGGTCCGTGCAGGAAACAAATCGTTGACAGGGCAGGCTGTATATGGTATTTTTCCAGCCTGATTTCCTCATTAAAACAGATCATTCCCGGATAGCTCAGTCGGTAGAGCGGGTGGCTGTTAACCACCATGTCGCAGGTTCGAGTCCTG
This Nitrospirota bacterium DNA region includes the following protein-coding sequences:
- a CDS encoding roadblock/LC7 domain-containing protein, with the protein product MLGTDLVMYEEEFKQIEAELQRLLAQSNAKVVFLVDKNGQLIAATGETEDLDTTSLASLTAGNIAATGGMAKLLGEKEFSILFHEGQRDNIHISIIGQRVILVVIFDQRSSLGLVRLRVKKSAETLGHIFDQLLQKVETEKGSGKGGDSPFAEITDEDIDKLFG
- a CDS encoding GTPase domain-containing protein; this encodes MSFINYSSREINCKIVFYGPGLCGKTTNLQWIYKKTNPDSKGKMISLATETERTLFFDFLPLALGEIRGFKTRFHLYTVPGQVFYDASRKLILKGVDGVVFVADSQIERMEANIESVENLRINLAEQGYDLDKIPYVVQYNKRDLPNVVPAEEMRRALNPRGVPDFDACATDGTGVFDTLKAIAKLVILELKRGQEGG